The region AAAAATCAAAGAAGAAATGCATTGTTATTGTTTCAGTTTCGTGACAAAGTTCACTTGAGCGGTTGTTTTTCCAACTGTGAAATACACTAAAGAAGCATCTAATTAGTGGCTCCGCATCCATGACAGAAAGACAGGTAACTAAAGGATCTTGGGAAAAAAAACTTGAACGAATGGTCTAGTTTGGAATTACACATGACAAAAACATACCTATGATAGCACCACAGTGCATGTTAGCATAAGGTTCTTCCCCAGTCAAGATTTCCCACATTGTGATACCAAATGAGAAAATATCGACCTAAAGATGACAAAATAGACAGCTCAATAATACAATCTCCAGGAAAGTACTTGCTTAATCCACTAGAAAGTGCATGGTCAAAATTGAAAAGAACATAGAGAGACAGATGAAGTTCCTAACCTTCTCAGATACTCTAATGCTGTTACCATCCAGTAGTTCTGGTGCCATCCATGGAAGAGTCCCTCTGACACCACCAGAAACAAGTGTGTTGCGTTTAATTCTCGATAGCCCAAAATCTCCAACCTATTAATCATATTTTAGGGAAAGAGATCAGTCTTTGTTTAATCAAAGTTGTTTctaaagaaaaataaaataaagtatatcTTGATGGTAATGGAGCAGGATAACAATTGGGGTTAAATTTGTATCAAAAGCTGggaaatatttttaaataattaaatgaataaacaaaattattaaaataattgtgtatttttctttttatttaacATGACATCAAATGTTTATGAGCACAACTTTTTTAAAGGCTCATAAGTCAGAGGAAGAATAAACTTGTTTCTGCTTCAAAATACCTTACATACAGGCCGCTCAGGATCACCCAAGTTGACAAGCAAATTATCACACTTCAAATCAAAATGAACAATACTTTTTAAATGCAAATATTCCATGCCAAAGGCTGCATCCATTGCAATCATGATCCTTTTACGACGGTCAAGCACTCTGCAAGTATATTTTAGTAAGAGTGATAAATTCAAAATTAATTACCGGGTTGCAGCCTATACATAATACATGTGAGAGTTTGCTTACCTCTCCTTCTTCAAGAGAACATTTCTCAGTGATCCGTGCAACATGTATTCTGTTACAGTTGACAATGTTCCACCTGGGCCATCTGGAACTACCCCATAAAATGCCACCACATTTGGATGGTGAAGAGTTGATAGAATCTTTGCTTCCCTCCAAAAATCTTTAGTCTGGAGAAACAGACGCGATAAGCATATAACTACGGAACGTCATAAAAAAAGGATAACTCTGTGAATTTATGTTAATGGTCGGTAAATATGAGATCTTCCAAGTCAATGAAATTCACTTCCTCATTCATTCCCCACAGAAGCACTTTTTCATGCATATTACAAGTATTTTTATACCCTGAGTTTGAAAGGAAAACTAAATAAAGGACACTAGCAAATTCATTCATCACAGAAGCATTTTCCCATTCATAACTATTTACTAGTAATTTTATAAAATATAAGTTTGAAAGGAAAACTAAATAAAGGACAATAGCAAATTCAATTTATTTATACTCTATGGAGACTTACCAACCGCTCTTGCTCTGACATTCTACCAGCGAAACAGCTACTTTTTATTCTCTTAATTGCAACATCTGTTCCTCTCCATTTGCCATGATAAACGGTTCCAAAGGTTCCAGATCCTAGCTCATGTAGTTCTTCAAGATCACCATTCTCAATAATCTGTATTTTAACACATGAAGCATTTGGGTTAAACGTGGATACTTGTGGATTTTGATCTGCTTTCTTTTAGTCTTCCTACTAAAACAACTTAAGGGATGGAAAAGCAAAAAAATCAAACTAAGAAGCCAAAATCGAGAGGGGAGATTAGATCTCAGGTGGAGCTAGTCCTACTATCAGAATTTGCTCATTAATGAAGACTGACATTAGTCTTTGTTGGAATTTCCGTCTTCATTGTGGTCCACCCCTAGTCGCCTAAATTGCGGCATTTGGCTTGCCTTCATTGTGTTGGGTTTGAAGGGGTGGATttagtcccacattgcttagaTATATGGCTTGTGTTATGTTTATAAATGGGGGAAATCCTCGCCTTACAAGCCGGTTTGGTAGAGATGAGTTAGGTCCAACCCACACATTCTAAGAGTCTTCATATGATTAACAACAATATAATTATAATAATGCAAGTGTTACTTTCAGATCAATAACTTTGAAGTATCTCTTTACGTGTAAACCTCGTATTTCTAGAATTCAACTTCAACAATATAGTTTAGAGTATAAAACATTTATCATAAATCTCATGTTTCATATTAGTCAACAAAACCAATTAATGAAAAATGGAGATAAGTAAAAAAGTGGTTTTAATCAACCAAATAATACCTAATGAAATTTGGGGGTTCATGATAATGCGAATATGCTTCAATATACCAAAATGTAGTGTTTTGTACCTGTAAACCATAAAGTTCCGACTCTGTTTCAGCAGTTTCTGGATCACCAATAGGCTTATTGAAGTTTTCATTATCAGCTTTTGCAAGCTATCATTGTAGACAATAACCTCAAGTCAGTTATATAAATCAGTTATCATATATGAAACACTGACACAACAGTTTCATTCATCTTTAGACTCACCTTACTTTCAGATTCTGGATTAACACACACTACCCCTGCTTTTTCAGAATATGTATGTTTGCCCTCTTCATCTGTATTTGAGACAACTTCTAAGCATGACTGAATACTTGAAGAAATATAATCAATTGATTCTTTGACAACTGCTGCTGATTCTGCCTTGTTGATGGAAAATTCATCAATGTATTCATACGATTGTTTCTTAGTGACTATGCTTTCTTCCTTTTGGTTCTGGTAGTATGCAGGAGCGTCGTCAGGGTCAAGAACCTCTCTTAGTGAAGAAGAAACCACATCTGGATACTGAATTACAAACGAAAATACTGTTATTCTTACATGCAAGCATGGAGTTGTTTTGATCAATCAAAGGTTATATTATATACTTACCGAGATAGGTAGCACAGATTCTGTGTCAGTTTGGGGGTCAATAGGACGTATCTCAAAGAAGCCAGGGGGAAGTTGTTGACTGTCTTTTGTCTCTGACACAGCATATTGGTGATGCATTGGTGAACTTTGGCTTCTCATAGGAAACTCAGAAGCAATTGTTTCAAACGGTATACCATTTGGTTGCTCTGTCACGCATCTAGCCAACTGTGATGACATAAGTGGTGCAGCAGAATCACTGCATTCACTGCTTTGTAAATCTGGTGAAGACGAGCAAGCACCATGTTGATAGTAGATGTACTGTAACTGTTGTGGCACAGCTCCAACTTTTTCAACAAACCAACCAGTGCTTTTACCTGCACATTGTAGGTTCTCTTTACCAATTTCTGACAGTCGCTTGCAACTATCAGTCATTCCAAAAGTCGGCCAGTTTTGATGTAAAACTGTACGTTCTTTCTCATCACTTATCTCTTCTGGCTGCATTGAACATTCTTCCAAAGAGCTTGAAGTTCCCAGCGACGACAATTTGTCTCTCTCAACATTAAGCGGAAATTGCAGGTGACCTTTGTAGTTCTCACTATTCTCCAGAAGCGTTGAGTCAGAGAGTGCATGCAACATTCTGTACTGAGAAACATCCTTATCATCAGACACTGAGAAAACACTCGATGACTGATGTGGATGAGAGACAAGTTTGTTAAAATGGTATGAACCTTCTTTGTTTACTAAAGGCCTCTCAAATTTCGTATCTGTCTGATTAAAAATTGCAGAAGAAACAAATTCTTTACTATTGTTTCTTCTGTGAAAATGGAAATTAGCGTTAGACTTCCTGATTTGGTCAGACTCCAATGGATATTGATTACTAGGATGGTGGTTCACACATGGAGGCCCTTGGGGAAGATTGTTATAATATGCAATGGGATCAACATATCCGGTACTGTCTACATACATAGAGTTGTCGCGTGGAATTTTTTCCATGACATAGGGAATAATGTTTTCATTAACAACATTATATGGTTGATCCGTAAATAACTGGACATTAGAAATATTTGGATCTTTAGGCTGTGGACAAATGGGAGATGGAGGCATTTGATCAAACGACTTGCCCGCTACCTTCATTGATGTTACATATGGACTTTGTTTTGACATTGTCCCTGCCAAATTTGAAGAGGTTGGGCTGCAATCCATAAAATCTGAAGCAAATGCATATGTGGATGATTCCCTGTGGAAATGTGGACTGTTGTAATCAGAGGCAGTTGTAAACTGACTTGCATGGCTTGCCAGATTCAGTCCACTAAGATTCTTTCGCGGACTTGGATCCAGTATACCATTAACAGCAACAACATAATGATAATCAGCATCACTTTGCTGATTGACTCTTTGTTCATTAGAATTTGGACTCTCTGATTCATTTGAAGCTATGAGAAAAATCCTCAGTCGTTGCGAGCCTCCACCTCTTTCAAGCTCCTCATACTCCTCAATCATATGATGAAGATCCTCATCAGAACAAACAGAAATAAGAGCATCGAGATCCTCTCCAGGAAGCTGGTATTTGATAATGTGAGTTTGATTGCAAATATCAGATGTCTTCCTTGTAAGTTCCTCATGTGTGATGTTTTTCCTGATCGATATAATCCGCGTCTCTCCCCCCACATATCTGAGCTTCCCATCATTTGGCCTTGGCAGTATTCGACCTCCAAAACTACATAAAAACTTTATCTTTTTGTAGAAGGAACCTTCTGAGAATACTGTTCCATAAGGTTGGCATGAACGAGGAGTATTTGATGCCGAGGCAACTTGATCGCATCCGTCAGAAAACCTACTTGATAATTGTATAGAAAATGCACTCGGTGCTTGTCTGATACCACCATGTTCACACTGGTATCTGCTCAAATTATTATGATATGCCCTGTTGTCAACTTCAGCAACATAGCCTCTAGCAAAAGCAATATCTAAAATATCCAAATTGCTATCAGAATCCATTTTCCGTAGGCCAGGGACGTGTTTTTGATCCTCGTAGACCAGTTGATAATTGTTACTATTATTAATATTGAAGTCCATTCTGTTTGGCATGTGCTGCTCTGCATCAATTATGACAGGAAACCTTCTTAAACCAACCCGGTCGCGTAAGAACTCGGCAGAAAATTCTTCACCAGTCTGTAGACATATATTGTCTCCATTCTCTTTATCAGAAGGTACTCTGTCACTAAACCCAACACTCACTGTACCTCTATAGAGATTACCTGAAATTCCAGGATCCTCATTATTCATGGTGGAAGATTATACAGTAATCTCAACCTAACAACCTTTTGCAATAGACTGCTAAAATATTCTC is a window of Lathyrus oleraceus cultivar Zhongwan6 chromosome 6, CAAS_Psat_ZW6_1.0, whole genome shotgun sequence DNA encoding:
- the LOC127091149 gene encoding uncharacterized protein LOC127091149, with the translated sequence MNNEDPGISGNLYRGTVSVGFSDRVPSDKENGDNICLQTGEEFSAEFLRDRVGLRRFPVIIDAEQHMPNRMDFNINNSNNYQLVYEDQKHVPGLRKMDSDSNLDILDIAFARGYVAEVDNRAYHNNLSRYQCEHGGIRQAPSAFSIQLSSRFSDGCDQVASASNTPRSCQPYGTVFSEGSFYKKIKFLCSFGGRILPRPNDGKLRYVGGETRIISIRKNITHEELTRKTSDICNQTHIIKYQLPGEDLDALISVCSDEDLHHMIEEYEELERGGGSQRLRIFLIASNESESPNSNEQRVNQQSDADYHYVVAVNGILDPSPRKNLSGLNLASHASQFTTASDYNSPHFHRESSTYAFASDFMDCSPTSSNLAGTMSKQSPYVTSMKVAGKSFDQMPPSPICPQPKDPNISNVQLFTDQPYNVVNENIIPYVMEKIPRDNSMYVDSTGYVDPIAYYNNLPQGPPCVNHHPSNQYPLESDQIRKSNANFHFHRRNNSKEFVSSAIFNQTDTKFERPLVNKEGSYHFNKLVSHPHQSSSVFSVSDDKDVSQYRMLHALSDSTLLENSENYKGHLQFPLNVERDKLSSLGTSSSLEECSMQPEEISDEKERTVLHQNWPTFGMTDSCKRLSEIGKENLQCAGKSTGWFVEKVGAVPQQLQYIYYQHGACSSSPDLQSSECSDSAAPLMSSQLARCVTEQPNGIPFETIASEFPMRSQSSPMHHQYAVSETKDSQQLPPGFFEIRPIDPQTDTESVLPISYPDVVSSSLREVLDPDDAPAYYQNQKEESIVTKKQSYEYIDEFSINKAESAAVVKESIDYISSSIQSCLEVVSNTDEEGKHTYSEKAGVVCVNPESESKLAKADNENFNKPIGDPETAETESELYGLQIIENGDLEELHELGSGTFGTVYHGKWRGTDVAIKRIKSSCFAGRMSEQERLTKDFWREAKILSTLHHPNVVAFYGVVPDGPGGTLSTVTEYMLHGSLRNVLLKKERVLDRRKRIMIAMDAAFGMEYLHLKSIVHFDLKCDNLLVNLGDPERPVCKVGDFGLSRIKRNTLVSGGVRGTLPWMAPELLDGNSIRVSEKVDIFSFGITMWEILTGEEPYANMHCGAIIGGIVNNTLRPSIPKRCDSEWKKLMEECWSPEPEARPTFTEVKNRLRNMSAALQKRRPNVGIR